The nucleotide sequence GCAGTAAATGCACAACTGACCCAGGATCTAGAACCTCAGAGAATCTGACACAAACGTAAGTGGCCTTAGTTAGAAAGACCTCAGAAATCCAGACCACATTTAGACTTTCAGAGCTACGGATGTCACCTCACTGGTATATTTAATGTTCATAAGCACCTGTACGCAAGGCACAGCAGGGAGTGTAAGAAGTCATGGATCTGACCGAATGATGGAGGATTCTTCATAGGCAAAATGGTCAGAGCAGCAGCCCTCATCAGAGCCATCTACATAGGAAACGTCATAAAGTGCTGGCCAGAGGTGCTTAGCTGGTCTGGAAGCCCTTTTCAGTCCAGTAGGTGAGAATAAATGTTTCTGGTATTACCCCTTCCAGACTACTCTCCCATAGCCTCCTGTCAAACCAGCTGTTCCTAAGCCACCTTCTAGGATGTAGAGGAGAATCCATCTCAGCCAGACTCTGCATCTTTTGCCACAAGATGACGGGAAGTGGTCAGTCAAGCGCAGCCCCGGGTCTGTGATCAGGAAGGGCTGGCGAAGGATTCGGTTCAATGAGGAACGAGCACCAACTCTGCCGTGTACAACATGGTCACTATGATGGAACTTTTTTTCCGACGTGGCTTCTCCGATGCTGGACAAGGTATGAAGTTCGGGTAAAGCCTTTTCCACATGTGTCGCACTGATAGGGTTTCTCACCAGTGTGGATTTTTTGGTGTTCAATAAGGCTTCTGTTGCGAGTGAAACTTCTCTCACACTCATGACATTTATAAGACACAGGAGCCTCATTTTCCCACtggcctcccaccctcccccgaCTCTCCCAGGTCTCTGCACGTTCGGGATCCTGCACGTTCCTATCACCGTGGATCCTCTGGTGTCTCAGGAGGTGTGAATTCCGCCTAAAAGCTTTGCCGCACATGCTGCACTGGTACGGCTTCTCCCCCGTGTGGATTTTGTGATGTTCCAGGAGGCTGCAGCTCTGGCTGAAGGTCTTCCCGCAGTCCTCGCACTCgtagggcttctccccagtgtgggttCTCTGGTGTTTGATAAGGTTTGAGCTGTGACTGAAGACCTTGCCACACTCGTCACACTCATACGGTTTCTCGCCGGTGTGGACTCTCTGATGGATGACCAGGGCAGAGCTCCCGATGAAGGTCTTGCCACAGTCTtcacattcatagggtttctctccagtgtggattCTCCTGTGCTTAGTCAGGCCCGAACTCTGAGCAAAACTCTTTCCACATTCATGACAATAGTGCCGCCTACGTCCTGtgtcatttttctgctttcttggtAACCTGCCCTCCTGTTCACCAGCTTCTGCGTGGGCGGGAGCCTGGGCAGTGTCTTCACCCACGGGGCACGGCACTTCCCCAGGCTCTTGCCCTGGATGTTGCTCATCTGGGGGCGGGTCCGCGATCTCAGCCTGCACGGCACCACCTGAAAGAACGAGTGGTCAGACCGGTCGGTTATGCCCTGCCGCGGAGTTCCTCAGAGGCCGGGACGAGGGTTCCGGGCAAGGATGAGGATGGGAGTAAAGGGGGACGGCGGACGCTGGGGGAGACCGGAGAACAGGCACGGGGCCGTGAGAAGCAGGGCGCcccctgggaggtggggaaggtggTGAGGACTGTGCCGGGGACACACACAGAGGCTCCAAGTCCTAAGGACGGAGGTAGGACCCTGACTGGGGCTGACGGAGAGCTGGGCGGAAGGCAGCAGGAAGCAGGCAAATGTAAGGACTTAATGAAACATTCTGTAAGAAACTGGGCAAGTGGGAACCAAGAAACTGATCCGCGTCAGGGACACGTGCGGTCACTCTGACCCCAGGCAGGGACCGGCTTTGCTGCTGACAGAGCTGACCTGGCACTGCCACTGCACACCACAGAGCCGTGTGAGCTCTGACGAGTCCGGCTGTTGCCCTGTGTCCTGATCTCTAGGTCACCTCTGCCACCCCTTCCGGGTCATTTCTTGCTCTCATGCTCTACGGTCCTGTGGCCCGTCTCCTGAGGAGGAGTCAGTCTCCTGTCAAGGCTGGCatcggggggggggagggggggggggaggggggatcaATACTGACTGCGCACCTGCTGCGAGCGAGGCTGGGGGTTGCATCTGCTGCATCCCTCGTCCCCTGCCCAGAATGCTGGCAGAAGGAGGCGGCGTCATGGGGGTTAAAGAGCTGGTCACGCTGCGGTTAAGAGCGGGTTCAGAAACAGTGGCTCTGGATGCAAACAGCTCAGACAGCTTCTCGCAGCCCAGTAGCTTCTGACCAACAAGGGGAGCCCCGAGACCCTAGCAGAGACCAGCACCCATGTCTTACCCAGGGGAGTCAGGCCGCCGCAGTTCTCCTGCCTTTCCTCTCCGTGGAAGCTCCTCCAAGATGAATCCAGCTGTGTCCACGCaagggaggaagccagggccacgtCTTCCATCTTCAGCAAGCCCTGAAACAGCACACGGTCCCACCTAGTTCCTCTGCCCCAAAGTCCCGCCCGTAGCTGGACACAGGAGACTCAATGTCCCCTCGAACGGTTGTGCCAACCATGCCAGCGCAGGAACAAATACCCGCCTCACCGGTCAGCAGAACAGCATGGAAGTAAAGAATGAGAGAACCCGTGAGGGTGTGTTCATCAGTGTCTAGACAAAAGAACAGGCAGCCTAGTGAAAGGCCTGGAACCAACGGAAACGTCGCACGAGATTTCTGGTGTGATTTTCAGCAAGGTAATGATGGGGGCTCATTGACATgaatgattattaaaatataatgaaatgaggggcgcctgggtggctcagtggtcaagcgtctgccttcagctcagaacatgatcccaggatcctggggtcgagccccaaattgggcttcctgctcagtgggggctctgcttctccctttcccacccccctgctgtgttacctctctcgctgtctctctctgtcatataaataaataaaatcttaaaaagaataaaatacaaagaaatgtagGTCTGAGGTGAGGACAGTCAGGGAAGAAAGTGCAACTACAGAATCTCGAGGACATGAGGAACTGGATGAGAAAGTAA is from Mustela erminea isolate mMusErm1 chromosome 4, mMusErm1.Pri, whole genome shotgun sequence and encodes:
- the ZKSCAN4 gene encoding zinc finger protein with KRAB and SCAN domains 4, with product MARESKSSAALDADAAEERPGLLTGVLTVKVEDDDVPAPAVEAGAPGSPAPGPERSRRRFRGFRYPEAQGPREALSRLRELCRRWLRPETHSKEQIVELLVLEQFLTILPEELQAWVREQQPESGDEVVVLLEYLQRHLEEPGPQVLGGDQRQLLCCKMAVLTPAQRPWSTDLQPKKALLKRESLGSQASADSVLQVPGLAPGGRCRGRAVVAARLPPEPQGLLKMEDVALASSLAWTQLDSSWRSFHGEERQENCGGLTPLGGAVQAEIADPPPDEQHPGQEPGEVPCPVGEDTAQAPAHAEAGEQEGRLPRKQKNDTGRRRHYCHECGKSFAQSSGLTKHRRIHTGEKPYECEDCGKTFIGSSALVIHQRVHTGEKPYECDECGKVFSHSSNLIKHQRTHTGEKPYECEDCGKTFSQSCSLLEHHKIHTGEKPYQCSMCGKAFRRNSHLLRHQRIHGDRNVQDPERAETWESRGRVGGQWENEAPVSYKCHECERSFTRNRSLIEHQKIHTGEKPYQCDTCGKGFTRTSYLVQHRRSHVGKKVPS